In Methanocella paludicola SANAE, the sequence TTCTCGTGGCGATGAACGTGCCGATGATAATGCCCAGTATGGAGCCCAGGTTCATGACCAGGATGACCCTCCGGTTGAGCAGGCCCCGCTTCTTGTAGCGCATCGTTGCAGAAGTGGAAACGGCCACGTTGTTCAGGAGCGATACGCCGATGGCCAGGTACACGGGGAGGCCGAAGATGAGCGTGAGGGCGGGCACGAGAATGGTCGCGCCGCCGATGCCCAGCATGCCGCCGAAGAGGCCGGAGATAATGCCCGTGATAAAGAACAATGCCAGGCTGAGCCCTAGTTCCATGTTAATCCCCTGCCTCTCGAGCCCGATGCGCTATCACGTTCATTCTTTTATCCCGGTTCATACTTTAATTTAACCTGCTGTAAATAACATCTTTAGCGAAATTATGCCAGAGTAAGCTCTTTTATAAATATTATAAGGCCATGCGGGCTGAGGCATTATATTTTGACGGCACATGTGCTGAAAAATCATATGTAAATGATAACATGTTTTGAAAAATCATATTTTATTGGCACACGTTTCGATAAAATATATCGTGCAAAAGCATAGTGGCGATAAAATGTGTATCGGCATACATGGGCCTATTCATGCATTATATGCGGCTACTCAAAGAAAATATATAATAATTAGACGATAATTTATAAAAGCATCCATACGATAATTGCTATTGTAGGGATGGAATAGATTGTGGCAAATCGACCACGATGCGACGGACCCTCGTGTCCGTCGGTATCTATTACCCTCACCTTATCCATTACCCTCCCCATCACCCTGGTCGGTGATGGCTACTCTTGCGGCGGTGTCACACACCGCCGCACTACCCTCAAATAATATACCCTCAGATAAAATACCCTCAAGTAAAAACGTACTACCCTCAAATTAAAAACGAGTACCCTCCTCATTTTAACATTATTAAATATTGGTTCTTGTGCGTTTTAGGATGCTAAATTGCTTTAGTTGATACGGATTTTCGCTTTTCCATGTTATACTGTCTCGGCGTGTCCTTAACCACAGAGGCACCGAGAACACGGGAGACGCACAGAGATTTTTTAAATATGGGGACTCAGAGGCCACAGAGACGGGTTTATTACTATCCTGAGGCACGGAGTCATTAGAGGCACTGGCGAGGATAAACCTGCTATATTGTTTATTGGTCAACCGTGCCTCAATTATCTCTGTGCCTCAGGTAAGTCAATAAACCGGGCTCCGCGGCCTCTGTGTCTCAAATTATTAATAAAAACTCTGTGAAACCCAGTGCGCTCTGCGTCTCTGTGGTTAAGGACACGCCAAGACGACATAACGTGGAAAGGACAGAAAAAAATGTTCAACCCAAAACCGCAGAAGAGTCTAAATATTAAAATTAGAATATTGTTGCAGCATAAGCGACCAGCAAGTATCCGCCATAAAGGATGAACCCGATACCCAGCGCTTTTCTCACGTAGGGCTCGACCTTGACGACCTTTGAGACGTAGCTTTTTGCGAACGACGAGCTGATGCCCAGGAAGAGCGCGAAAACGAGGACAGGGAGCCCGGTGCCTATGCCGAACAATAATGGGTAGCTGATGCCCAGCACGTTAGAGCTCAAGGTCAGCGGTATGAGCAGCCCGAAGAACATTACGGCCGTATAGGGGCAGAACGCGAGCGCGAATATGGCGCCAAGGCCGAAAGCGCCGAGTGCGCCCATGCTGGAAAGCTTCAGGCCGTATTTGGCCTTGAGGCCGTCGCCCACGGAGATGTTCGGCTTTACGATCTCGAGCATGACAAGCCCGACGACAAGCAGCAGAGGCCCCAGGATGACCTTATCGTAGTCCTGCAGCAGCGGGGCGCTATCCAGGATGGCCGAGCTGAACATGAGCGCCAGCAATCCCAGGATAGTATAGGTGAGAGCCCTTCCAGCCGTATACAGGATGCCGGCTGACACGGTACCCCGGGCGTCGGTGAACTTCGAAGATACGTAGGCTATGGCCGCGATGTTCGCCGATAGCGGGCACGGGCCGATGGCCGTGACCAGCCCTATGGCGAACGCATAAAGTAGCGGGATCTCCTTAAAAGAGGCGAGGATGGATAAGTCCATGGTCACCTGCCCAGTTCCTTGTTGAGGACGTCCCGGAGGTAGTTCATGTAGGCGTTCTTGTCCCTCACGTACGCCCAGATCTCGGGTAAGTCCTTTACAGTCTCCTGCCCGCCGCGATACTCCACGAGCTTCAGGCCCTGCATATTGGCGTTATACTTTTTTGCCATCTCGGTGTCTTTCTGATAGTCGATGCTCCGGATGGATAGCACTCCGGACTTCACTTCGTCCGGGAAGTACGCGTTCAGCGTGTCGCGGGCATACTGCTCGGCGTTATTGCAGGATATGCATCGCTCGCTCCTGTGGAAATATAAAAGCGCTATCTTATCCGGCGCACCTGATGCGGCCGATGTCCCGGATACCGTGTCGCTGCTGATCGCCGGCAGAACGGACGCGAGGAGCAGCAGGGCCAGTACGGGTACTAATGCAAGTAATGATAGTTTTTTAAGTGTAATCATCTCATCCCCTGATGAGCTTTTTATTTATGAATTAATAAATAGTTTCTAGCAAAAATACGATTAGCCAGCTATAATTCAGGGCAATCAGCAACGCCGATAGCCTGACTATCCTGCGATTAGAGCTTTTGGGACTTATTGATGAAGTCGTGGACGGCCTTACCTTTCGGCGTCAATGAGTAAATTAAAAAATTACCGTCTTTACGATAGGAGATTATGTCATTATCCTTCAGGTTCTTCAGGTGGTACGACAGGGCGGAGTACTGCAGGCCGGTCATGTCCACAAGCACGCAGACACAGAGCTCCTTGACGCCCAGCGCCTCGATGATCCTGACCCGGGTCGGGTCGGCCAGCGCTTTGAACAGGTCCGATGTGGGCCTGTAATCATTTGTTTTAATGCTTTTAAGCCCTTTTTTTGTTTTTTCGCTTAGCGGGTATGGGCTGATCTCGAGCTCCTGCAGTTCGTTCATATTGCCACCATTCTCCTCAAGGTTTTTCTTATGTCCGTAAAGTTATAAAAAGTTTCAAGGGCACTTCTCACACTCGAAGCACATGGTCTTGCCCTTGATGTCCGTGAAGAATTCCTTGCCGCACTTCGCGCATACGACCTTCCTGAAGCCCAGGTCCTTATACGGGGTGCCCATCGCAAGGTCGGACATGTTAATTCCGCATGAACATCCTTCTTTTGCCATGGTGATCACATTTTTGCCTTTATCCACTTCTTGATCTCGTCGTTGGAGGGCACGCGCCCCATGGACTTGACCTCGCCTTCAACGGCGAATCCGGGAGTGGCGAGGATGCCCGCCTCGACGATCTGGTTGATGTCATTGACTTTTACGACTTCGGCGTTGACGCCCATCTCTTTGATGGCCTGCTTTGCGGCCTTCTCCAGCATGTTGCACTTGGCACATCCAGTTCCGTATATCTGGACCTTCATGTGTTCACCTTTCCATAAATCTGTTTCAATCTTTATTTAAACTATTGCTCCGAATACCAGGCCGCAGATGACGGCCATCAGGATGACCAGGCCTATGTACGTGAGCCCCTTTTTCTTTCCCAAGATGTTGAGTATGACCAGCATGCTCGGCAGGCTGAGCGCCGGGCCGGACAGGAGCATGGCAAGCGCCGGGCCCTTGCCCATTCCCTGAGCCATGAGTAATCCTACGATGGGGACTTCCGTCAGGGTGGAGAAGTACATGAATGCGGCAAATACGGACGCCACGCTGACCGATAAAAGGCTATTGCCCCCCAGGAAGGCCTGGACATAGCTCACAGGGATCAAGTAAATGATGATCGACCCGAAGAACACGCCTCCAATGAGCAGCGGAAAGATCTTTTTCGTGAGGAACCAGGTCTCGTTCATCCACTGCGTCAGCTCGTCCTTGTTATACCATCTGTATGAGGTATACGCGGCCAGCAGCACCAGCAGGGCCAGCACCGGCCCCTTGACCAGCCAGTCCAGCGCCCAGCCCCCGAACACCAGGATGACAACGAGGAGCAGGAACGTGATCGGCGTGCGGTATTTGTATCCCGTTTCGCCCCCGTCCTGGGAGGTAACGATGAACGGCGCGGCCTTCTGGTTCTTCCTTTCCTCGTTCATGGACTTCTGGTACAGGAAAGCCATGATAGCTCCGATGACGATGGAAAGGGCGACCGCGCAGAATGCACGGGCAGCGCCGATGTCGAGTCCCAGCTTCTGGGCCGAATAGACGATGGCCAGCACATTGATGGCCGGCGCCGAGAAGAGGAACGCCGTGGCGGGTCCTATGCCCGCGCCCCGCTTGTATATGCCCGTGAACAGCGGCAGCACCGTGCAGCTGCAAACGGCCAGAAGTACGCCGCTCACCGCCGCGACGCCGTAGGACATGACCTTGTTGGCGTCGGGGCCGAGGAACTTCAGGACTGATTCCTTTGAGAATAGGGCGGCGATGGCGCCCGCGAGGAAGAACGCGGGGATCAGGCAGAAGAGCACATGTAATGAGATGTACTCGAAGACCGCATCGATCCCCACGTTCACGAGTGTAATACCTAGATCCGTCAGGCTCTCGATCATCTTACCACATTTCAATTATCATTGAAATATGATGTATATAAGCTTTTTCAAATATAGTTGAAATAGAAAATGATAAATATTATGCCACTACTTATCACTCTTATGACTTGGCCGCCGTATCGTCGTCCTGGCCATTGACATAAGCCGGTAATGACAATGATACCGATCGGAGACAAAATAGAAAAGACCTATAAGTATGGCGATGCCTCGTCGCCCGTGGCGGTCGCCACCCTGGCCAGCGACTATGAGAAGTTCGACTTAAAGGGCTATGCCATCCTGGGCAGTGTCTTTACGGAGAACTTCGGCGTCCAGATGGCCATCGCGAACATGCTGAAGGACCAGAACATCGGATACCTGATCCTGTGCGGGCAGGAGAGTGCCCACCTGTCGGGCCATGCGTTCGTAACCCTGCACGAGAACGGCGTCGTCCAAATAGGCACCAGCCGGCGTATCATCGGGTGTAAAAGCCCGCTGCCGTTCATCGACGAGATACCAATGGGGGCTATCGATGAGTACCAGGAGAACATTAAGCTCATAGACATGATAGGCATTGAGGACACGAAGCTCATTCAGGCGAAGATCGACGAGTGTACTGAAGAATCTAAAAAGAGGTCATATCGAAGGAAACCATTCGACGCTGGCATGCCGGAGATCGGCGCCTATTCCTGGAAGAAGTACTCAGCCATCGTCGAGATCGAGATGAAGAACCGGCTTAATCGAAAATGATACTGGTAGATGAGATAACATGGGAACTAATTCGAGTGATGGCACTATCGCTCTGTTGACGTGCTCCAGCCCTTCCAATGCCGGCCGGATCGCCATCCGGGCCGCTGTTACGCTGTTACAATTTAACCCGGGCCGCATGGAATGGGCCCAGTTGAAGCAGCCCATTGAGGACATAGAGGAGGTGGCAAGGTCGGCCGATAAGATCCTTATCATCGATGGCTGCCCTACGTGCTGTGTCGAGAAAAAGCTGGGTGAAATGGGCATGAAGGCCGACGGCCACGTCATCGTTACCGACCTGCTCGGGATCACCAAGAGCATGGCCGATATTAAGGGCGAAGAGGTCCGGAAAGTCATCGAGGCGATAGACAGGCTATAGGATTAGCCGAAATGCATGTGGAGACGGGCTCATGAGTGATAAAATATACGACATAGCGATCATAGGTGCCGGCCCTGCGGGCCTGACGAGCGCCCTGTACTGTGGCAGGGCGAACCTCTCGACGATCGTATTCGGGAATGTTTATGAATCGCAGATCGCTAAAGCAGGCGATATAAGGAACTATCCCGGCATCGACTCCATACAGGGCGTAGACCTCATTGAAAAGTTCGAGATCCAGGCCGAACACTACAATATCACTCATGTACCCTCAAACGTGACCCGGGCTATACTCGGCGAGCTTTTTACGCTGTATTCTGAACTCGACGAATTTAAGTGCAGGAGCATAATAGTCGCTACAGGCTCGAAGCACCGGGAGCTCAACATACCGGGCGAGAAAGAGCTCGCATATAAGGGCGTATCATATTGCTCGATTTGTGACGGTAACCTGTACAAGGGTAAGGTCGTGGCGCTGGTGGGCAGCGGCGATCAGGCCGCGAAGGCGGCATTATACCTGGCGGGGCTCTGCAAGGAAGTCCTCGTCCTCACGGATAAGTCGGATATGGACAGCCCCCAGTACATGGAGCAGGTAAAGTCTAATACGGCCATCCGGGTAATGGGCAACGCTCGGGTGGTCGCCATCGAAGGCCACGAGGCCGTGGAACGCATAGGGTTCAGAATAAACGAAGGCCCCGAAGAAGTGGCGGGCGTGGAGGCCGTATTCATCGAGGGGGGCATACCGAACACGCTGCTTGCGCTCGAGCTGGGCCTGGAGCTGGACGATAAAGGCAACATAAGCGTCAGCCGGCCCGACCAGTCGACGAACGTGTCGGGCGTGTTCGCCGCGGGCGACGTTACGAGCGGCATACACCAGGTATCCAAGGCCGTGGGCGATGGCGCCAGCGCCGCTATGAGCGCCATATTGTACGTGAAAAAGCAAAAGAAAGGCGATAGTAAATTAACCTGAATATCATCTCTTTTTATGTAATGTTATGAAGGATGAGTATCGTTCATGCAATCCGGGCATTTCACTCGAGGGCCCCCTATCGGAAGAAGAACGTAAGACCCTGGAGCGTAAGCTGGTCAAGACCCTCAACTGGATCGGCGTGAAAATACCGCAGGAAGTTGAGCTCAAAGGCAAAAAGGTGCCACTTAAGGAAGTGATGTGGGACCTGATGAGCAAAAAAGAATGTTTTACTGAGGAAGAAAAGAAAATACTTTACGACCTGGAGTACGCCCTGGAAAGGAAGCTCAAAGAGGATATCAAGGACGTAGGCACCGACGAGGACAAGGCCGAGGTCCTCGGCCATTATTGCGAGGCGATGGGGCTCATGCGGGCCATCGTGTCGCTGAAGGCCATGGTCGAGACGGACAGGTGCCACGATGACAGGCAAAAATTGTCCAGGCGAATTACGGACAGAAGGAAGGTAGAGGCCGAGAACTGGCTTGGATTCCTGAAGAGGATAGACATTTACTGATCACTTTTTGTACAAAAATTATTTCTAGTTAGCTAGTTCAAATATATTTGAAATATTAAATGTCACGAGAGCGTCATCATGTTAAAAGAGCCCGTCGATTACTTTACCTACACGGTGCTTGGCCTGAGCCCCGGCTCCCAGATGGGCAGCGCGCTCAACTTCTTCATTTACGATACCATCAAAATATTTCTCTTATTGTCCTTCATGATCTTCGCCATCTCCTACATACGGAGCTACATCCCTCCGCATAAAGTCAAGGAATGGCTGAGCCATATGAACGAGTACGTGGGGAACGTGCTCGCCGCTCTCTTCGGGATCGTCACGCCGTTCTGCTCGTGCTCTGCAGTGCCCCTTTTCATCGGGTTCGTGGAATCCGGCATACCACTGGGAGTCACGTTCTCGTTCCTGATCGCCTCGCCAATGATCAATGAGATCGCGGTGATCATGCTCCTGGGGCTGTTCGGCTGGGAGGTCATGGCGCTCTACATCGGCACAGGCCTCGCCATCGCCATCGTTGCCGGCATCGTCATCGGTCGGCTCAA encodes:
- a CDS encoding NAD(P)/FAD-dependent oxidoreductase, whose product is MSDKIYDIAIIGAGPAGLTSALYCGRANLSTIVFGNVYESQIAKAGDIRNYPGIDSIQGVDLIEKFEIQAEHYNITHVPSNVTRAILGELFTLYSELDEFKCRSIIVATGSKHRELNIPGEKELAYKGVSYCSICDGNLYKGKVVALVGSGDQAAKAALYLAGLCKEVLVLTDKSDMDSPQYMEQVKSNTAIRVMGNARVVAIEGHEAVERIGFRINEGPEEVAGVEAVFIEGGIPNTLLALELGLELDDKGNISVSRPDQSTNVSGVFAAGDVTSGIHQVSKAVGDGASAAMSAILYVKKQKKGDSKLT
- a CDS encoding ArsR/SmtB family transcription factor — its product is MNELQELEISPYPLSEKTKKGLKSIKTNDYRPTSDLFKALADPTRVRIIEALGVKELCVCVLVDMTGLQYSALSYHLKNLKDNDIISYRKDGNFLIYSLTPKGKAVHDFINKSQKL
- a CDS encoding putative zinc-binding protein, which translates into the protein MGTNSSDGTIALLTCSSPSNAGRIAIRAAVTLLQFNPGRMEWAQLKQPIEDIEEVARSADKILIIDGCPTCCVEKKLGEMGMKADGHVIVTDLLGITKSMADIKGEEVRKVIEAIDRL
- a CDS encoding tetrahydromethanopterin S-methyltransferase subunit A → MIPIGDKIEKTYKYGDASSPVAVATLASDYEKFDLKGYAILGSVFTENFGVQMAIANMLKDQNIGYLILCGQESAHLSGHAFVTLHENGVVQIGTSRRIIGCKSPLPFIDEIPMGAIDEYQENIKLIDMIGIEDTKLIQAKIDECTEESKKRSYRRKPFDAGMPEIGAYSWKKYSAIVEIEMKNRLNRK
- a CDS encoding nitrophenyl compound nitroreductase subunit ArsF family protein: MITLKKLSLLALVPVLALLLLASVLPAISSDTVSGTSAASGAPDKIALLYFHRSERCISCNNAEQYARDTLNAYFPDEVKSGVLSIRSIDYQKDTEMAKKYNANMQGLKLVEYRGGQETVKDLPEIWAYVRDKNAYMNYLRDVLNKELGR
- a CDS encoding DUF5788 family protein; protein product: MKDEYRSCNPGISLEGPLSEEERKTLERKLVKTLNWIGVKIPQEVELKGKKVPLKEVMWDLMSKKECFTEEEKKILYDLEYALERKLKEDIKDVGTDEDKAEVLGHYCEAMGLMRAIVSLKAMVETDRCHDDRQKLSRRITDRRKVEAENWLGFLKRIDIY
- a CDS encoding permease → MIESLTDLGITLVNVGIDAVFEYISLHVLFCLIPAFFLAGAIAALFSKESVLKFLGPDANKVMSYGVAAVSGVLLAVCSCTVLPLFTGIYKRGAGIGPATAFLFSAPAINVLAIVYSAQKLGLDIGAARAFCAVALSIVIGAIMAFLYQKSMNEERKNQKAAPFIVTSQDGGETGYKYRTPITFLLLVVILVFGGWALDWLVKGPVLALLVLLAAYTSYRWYNKDELTQWMNETWFLTKKIFPLLIGGVFFGSIIIYLIPVSYVQAFLGGNSLLSVSVASVFAAFMYFSTLTEVPIVGLLMAQGMGKGPALAMLLSGPALSLPSMLVILNILGKKKGLTYIGLVILMAVICGLVFGAIV
- a CDS encoding MTH895/ArsE family thioredoxin-like protein; translation: MKVQIYGTGCAKCNMLEKAAKQAIKEMGVNAEVVKVNDINQIVEAGILATPGFAVEGEVKSMGRVPSNDEIKKWIKAKM
- a CDS encoding aromatic aminobenezylarsenical efflux permease ArsG family transporter, with product MDLSILASFKEIPLLYAFAIGLVTAIGPCPLSANIAAIAYVSSKFTDARGTVSAGILYTAGRALTYTILGLLALMFSSAILDSAPLLQDYDKVILGPLLLVVGLVMLEIVKPNISVGDGLKAKYGLKLSSMGALGAFGLGAIFALAFCPYTAVMFFGLLIPLTLSSNVLGISYPLLFGIGTGLPVLVFALFLGISSSFAKSYVSKVVKVEPYVRKALGIGFILYGGYLLVAYAATIF